gaaaaaaaaattcatataaaatatcttctctCTCCAATTCTGTTTGACATCAAGATTGCAGATTCTCACTAGAATGAAGTGTCAGACCCAGCCTCGGTTAGACCTACAGTATAGGAGCCTAGCTGGGTTGAACCTCTCTCCCCAACACAATGTTTGTTTTAATATCCAAAATAATCAGTATACcacaataatgtaataataattgtGTTAACACCTTTTAATAAGGGTATACATGAACTGTGGTGCCTGCAGGAAATGTTTAATGACTTGTAAAACGTACCCtggaaaaaaagtgttaaactGCATTTATATTTTCAAGGATCTATCtctattttcacaaaaattactTCTTTAATTGCtacttttttatgtaatttgtcTGGTTGATAAGCAGATTACATTTTTTGACTTAAATAAAGACAGATAATGTagattatttcaaatatatatcaacattttggaaattgttttgaTGTTCAttgaaatattgtttaaaatgttacttttcaaagcaggtgtactcatttacactgagcactgcatatatatatatatatatatatattatcactGTTTCCTGTGATTGTAATTCTTGTgtacatgttttgttttttcattattttgtgCTAGAACTAGAGGTAAAGAGGAAGAAATGATCCGTTTATGTGCGGTTTGaactgacacactacagcaatctgtcatgaCTCATTAAAGAGCggcaaaaacacatttattgtttgaatttcttaataAAACCAACAGCAGAGAcattgtttcatattaaaagcAGCAAAGGCCAAGCTTATTGTGATTCTTGGATGGCAGGCGATACGTTTAGTGAAGTTTTGTTAGGCTACAGGCTACTTTGTTACACACTTAACAGAGATGACCTGGTGAGTCTGTGAAATATAATAGTGTACTTATACTTGAATTAATACTTACTTCAACATGATCTCATGATTATTGAAGACATGAACTAATCATGAGCCAATTAAGAGTTTACCTTAGTCATATTCATGCATGAATAAGAcagccttaaaggtgccatcgaatgtttttttttacaagatgtaatataagtctaaggtgtcccctgaatgtgtctgtgaagtttcagctcaaaataccccatagatttttttaaattaatttttttaactgcctattttggggcatcattagaaatgcactgattcatgctgcggcccctttaaatcgcacgctctccaccccctcctgagctctccactctatcactgcataaacaaagttcacacagctaatataaccctcaaaatggatctttacaaagtgttcgtcatgcagcatgtctaatcacgtaagtatagtatttatttggattttacatttgattctgaatgagtttgatagtgctccgtggctaacggctaatgctacactgttggagagatttataaagaatgaagttgtgtttatgaattatacagactgtttaataatgaaaataacgacggctcttgtctccgtgaatacagtaagaaacgatggtaactttaaccacatttaacagtacattagcaacatgctaccgaaacatttagaaagacaatttacaaatatctctaaaaatatcatgctatcatgaatcatgtcagttattattgctccatctgccatttttcactattgttcttgcttgcttacctagtctgatgattctgctgtgcacatccagacgttaatactggctgcccttgtgtaataccTCGATCATGGGCTAGCATATGCAAATACTTGGGccgtgcatattaatgatcccgactgttacgtaacagtcggtgttatgttgagattcgcctgttcttcggaggtcttttaaacaaatgagatttatataagaagaaggaaacaatggagtttgagactcactgtatgtcttttccatgtactgaactcttgttatttaactatgccgaggtaaattcaatttttaattctagggcacctttaactacatGTTGCATGTTTAATAGTCAATGAATttgatatttaataataatagaagTTTATTTATGTATCCTacccttattgtaaagtgttaccataattaTAATTAGGCTATATTAATAATTCCCAAtcttcaaaaaatgttttggccgtAAGTCAGGAGGTATGAgttcaataaattaaattatcatACTTGTTGTGAGCCTTAGatgaataatacaaaaaaatacaacaataaTACAAAAGTACATAGCccaaattagaaaaaaatgtttttttttttcttaaagtgCTGTGAGACAATCTTTTTTCCGCTTTTAGTGAGCAATAATTTGTAATATCAGTATTTAAGAAGACATACCATATTAAAGCCCAGGTGTCATAATCGGTCTGATGAAATTATTCTAGTTTGTGTTGCTTCTGTCTTTGAAATATATCTATAATATCCCTTTACATATTATGCAGGTCATTGATGAAGTGATGAATCTGGAGATTTATGAATGCAATTTAAAACTCTGGAGTTAATTTCTAGAGAATAGAATTTCAACTCATCACTgcgtttttaaaagaaaacagaaaaatgcatttacagTTATTTAGATTTGATTGCATTTATTACAAGCTAGTTGTCACCCTCTGAGGCTGTGATCAAAGCACACAATTTCACAACAGTCCTTTTTTAAAACCAAAATCCAAGAGAAAAACTAGGAGATATTTTTCAACCAACATGCAAACACAAACATTAACAGACAAAGGCGCTAAAATCTGAGGGCATATACAATATACAGTACACAGAGCAAACAAAGGGGAACTAAACAAGTGAATGaatcaaacaaacaatgtgTAGCCATGGAAACAAACAAGCAGAACTAATTAACATAATAGAAAAGTAACTATGAAACTCAGGTATGAATGGAacagaaaaaaatgacaaaaacaaactcAGAATGTGACAATTGTTCAGTAATTTGAAGAATTTCTGAGTCtgagacaaaataaaaatttgcaaaTAATTTGCATCCTAACCATCCTTCCCATGTTTCGCCTCAACACCATTCCTGTTCTGGAAGATCATATCAACCTTAAGTTGTCATGCATGTTTCATGCATTACTCACAGATATAGCCTTTCATGAGTTTGAATACTTTCTCCTTTTCCTAACCTTTCCTACTTTTGGTGAAAGAGAAATCCCTGAATGcaattgaaatttgttaatgttttgttttagaatGTGATACTGGTCAGCATTCATGTAGATAGTAATGCATTTTCTATGATGGCATACGTCCACCACAGATTCTTTCAAATCTTTCTTTAAGGCACAGGCTAGGTGTTTCAGAGCCACTGTCAGAAGAGTTGGTGTAAGTGGACATCCTTCTCTAAGCTCTTTGTATTGGTCAGTGCTTggaagcagcttttccacaatcTCGAAATCGCGTGGgggagatggatggatgggctTCAGTGATTTCAAAGCTTGTCTTAAAAAAtctcttttgatttttttgggTGTGCTGCGAAAGCTAACAATGATGAAGAGTTTGTAGCTCATTTTCATTGTTTTGCTTTTGAATGAGGGCTGAAGAAATCTTTCAATTCGCCTAAGAAGTATTGTGGCAAGTATCATGTACTCTGCTCCAAAGTGGTACCTTCCGTTTTCTTTCACACTGTCAGTGAAGCCCTTAGGAATTTCTCCTCTAATCATTTTGTTAAAAAGCTCTTTAAGTTCTTGTGATTTTTGCTCTTTGTTAATCTTTAATGTTTGCACATTTTCCCCAAGCGGACTTTCGTATGCTACAAGCGAAATTAGCGCTTTTAAAACTTCAGCTTCACTAATTTCACCTGCTCTCCTCTTATAAGGCCTCTTTTTAATGCCCAGGCCACTGGAACATGAGAGAACTGTTGTGTTATTTGGTTTTGGCAAACACAGACTCAGAACTACAGGGTGGTGATCTGAAATATTATGCCTTGAATCCTTTGAGATTTCACAGCTCTCAGCAAGCCACACTTCATTCCGCGGCATGAAGACCATGTCTAGTCTTGATGCACCCCTCTTCTTCTTTGTTTTCTTCTGGCCTGATGCTTTTTTGATGATTTGCTGTTTGGATGTTTTCCACGGAAAACGAGTGAATGAATCTCTCTCGTAAGGATTGTTTAGTCCCCAGATATCTACAAGCATTAAAGATGAGATGAATTCCTCGAGATAAGGTCTAAGGGGCTCTGTATGTCCTGTTGGATACTCCCGGTCAAGATCTGGGTTTAGAACAGTATTGAAATCCCCTGCAACTATCAAGACACCTTTGGCAGTCTGATACAGATATTCAGAAAGGCGCTGCAACACCTTGTGTTCTTTTGCATGGTTATATACATTAACTAGAGTGAAGCATTTACTGTATAATTTGCAGATGAGTACAATGTAGCTGCCTGTGGGGTCCACGTCATGTTTTATATACTCAAAAGGCaaatcatttttgatcaatattGCAACACCTTTGCTACGTGGATGATGAACACTATAAAATGGTTTCCAACCACGAATATCTTCAACATGTTGAACGTTATTGATACCTATATGTGTCTCTTGAAGAAATGCAACAGATGCTTGTTGTTCATTCAGCCACTGACAAatcatttcttttttctgttggaCATCAGCAGTTTCTCTGATTCCACAAGTGTTCCACGTGATAAGTTTCAACGATCCGGCCATAGTCTCTAGatgaaaataattcaaaaaaagaaaatgacaatTCTTTGTTAAATCTATATGAACCAGATTGAAGCATTTCTCATATTATTTAATCTGAAATATAATTTCCAACCACAAAGTTGTAACAACTTTTTATCTTAAATGTGTTGCATGAACAAATTCCGTTTAGTAAGTAAGATTTTTTGTGTTTGATGTGACAAAATTAGAAAGGTTTTCCAGGCATTCTCACCAGTCAACTATTTTTaaatgaagagaaaaaaaaacttaactcgcaaaacattaaaagttattttcatTTCAGCACTATAATGTCCAAAGCGCTGTGTTCCCATCTGAGACAACAAAATGTAAACTAATCTTTTATAATAATTGAATTTAAACCGTAACAAGATACAGATAAACTGAACCTAAACAGTTTAGTTACTGTTTTCAAATTTAACTCAATTAACAAACTAACTCATATAATCTCTATTAATGAGtttataaaaacacaaaatataaaacaatattatcAGACTTACCTTTTTGATGTTTGGACATTGTGAGAAACTCAAGATTTTGAAGTATACGATGTTGTTTGTTGACAAGTGTCAGTGATTCTCATTGTCATCCAACCTTTAATATGAGTATCTGTTGCCACTCCTTAAGGAAACTTGCATGAGTCATCAGCATTCTGAACTAATCCTGGTAAAGGGATTGGTGTGACACTTTGTATTTCAGCATCCTGTTTTGAATGTTTGGACACCTGCTTCTAAATAATAGATATAGCTATTCCAATCATTTCAGAAATTACGACACAGAGAGATTGATAGAGAGAATGAGTTGGATTTATGAATGACAGAATAAGGGCAAACATTAACATTGacttcattaaagggttagttcacccaaaaatgaaaattgttattaatgactcaccctcatgtcgttccaaaaacccgtaagacctccgttcatcttcggaacacagtttaagatattttagatttagtctgagagctttctgtccctccattgaaagtgtttgtacggtatactgtccatgtccagaaaggtaataaaaacatcatcagagtagtccatgtgacatcagtgggttagttagaattttttgaagcatcaaaaatacattttggtccaaaaataacaaaaactacgactttattcatcattgtcttctcttctgggtctgttgtcaatccgcattcacgactccgcagtgatgCTGCTGACGTAGCTTCTTCCATCACTCTTAGTTCTTCGCCTGTGTATTCGGGTTCAAACAAATATGGCTGAGCAAAAAAATGCAAGTCTTCCTCTGTGTCGAAATCCTTAGACATGTTTGAGaaggttgttttgtttacagcatgcgtctccctcagactgtaaacgaagcttgagcgcaccagataacacgtcagcagcgtcactgcggagtcgtgaacgcggattgacaacagacccggaagagaagacaatgctgaataaagtcgtagtttttcttactttttggaccaaaatgtattttcgatgcttcaacaaattctaatttaccctctgatgtcacatggatagggctgcaacgattaatcttgattaatcgtttgcaaaataaaagtctgtgtttacgtaatatatatgtgtgtgttctgtgtataataattatgtatatataaatacacacacatacaggtataaagtttagaaatatatgcatgtattataaatatatatatatatatatatatatatatatatatatatataattttatatatatatatatatatatatatatatatatatatatatatatatttatatatattttatattacatataaacataaatattttatttataaatataacatttttctggaatatatacatgaatttgtgtgtatttatatatacataattattatacacagaacacacagttttacgtaaacacagacttttattttgcaaacgattaatcaagattaatcgttgcagccctacacatggactactttgatgatgtttttattacctttctggacatggacagtataacgtacaaacactttcaatggagggacacaaagctctcggactaaatctaaaata
The Chanodichthys erythropterus isolate Z2021 chromosome 2, ASM2448905v1, whole genome shotgun sequence DNA segment above includes these coding regions:
- the LOC137027697 gene encoding uncharacterized protein gives rise to the protein MSKHQKETMAGSLKLITWNTCGIRETADVQQKKEMICQWLNEQQASVAFLQETHIGINNVQHVEDIRGWKPFYSVHHPRSKGVAILIKNDLPFEYIKHDVDPTGSYIVLICKLYSKCFTLVNVYNHAKEHKVLQRLSEYLYQTAKGVLIVAGDFNTVLNPDLDREYPTGHTEPLRPYLEEFISSLMLVDIWGLNNPYERDSFTRFPWKTSKQQIIKKASGQKKTKKKRGASRLDMVFMPRNEVWLAESCEISKDSRHNISDHHPVVLSLCLPKPNNTTVLSCSSGLGIKKRPYKRRAGEISEAEVLKALISLVAYESPLGENVQTLKINKEQKSQELKELFNKMIRGEIPKGFTDSVKENGRYHFGAEYMILATILLRRIERFLQPSFKSKTMKMSYKLFIIVSFRSTPKKIKRDFLRQALKSLKPIHPSPPRDFEIVEKLLPSTDQYKELREGCPLTPTLLTVALKHLACALKKDLKESVVDVCHHRKCITIYMNADQYHILKQNINKFQLHSGISLSPKVGKVRKRRKYSNS